A genome region from Syntrophaceae bacterium includes the following:
- the rho gene encoding transcription termination factor Rho, translated as MNIVEIKRKPINELTVLAKELNVPGASGMRRQDLIFAILQTQAEKNGAIYGEGVLETLPDGFGFLRAVDYNYLPGPDDIYVSPSQIRRFNLRTGDTVSGEVRPPKEGEKYFALLKVDSVNFEAPEQARDKILFDNLTPLYPDQKLKLESDPENFSTRIMDIFVPIGKGQRALVVSPPRAGKTVLLKDIAHSIAANHPEVTLMVLLIDERPEEVTDMERSVKGEVISSTFDEPATRHVQVAEMVIEKAKRLVEHRRDVVILLDSITRLARAYNTVVPPSGKVLSGGVDSNALHKPKRFFGAARNIEHGGSLTIIATALIDTGSRMDEVIFEEFKGTGNMEIVLDRRIADRRVFPAFDLIRSGTRKEELLTPKDQLNRVWILRRLLQEMNPIDAIEFIIDKMRKTQTNEEFFASMNQ; from the coding sequence ATGAACATCGTCGAGATCAAGAGGAAGCCGATCAATGAACTGACGGTCCTGGCCAAGGAACTCAACGTGCCCGGCGCAAGCGGCATGCGCCGGCAGGACCTCATCTTCGCCATCCTGCAGACCCAGGCCGAGAAGAACGGGGCCATCTACGGCGAGGGGGTCCTTGAGACCCTCCCCGACGGGTTTGGGTTCCTGCGGGCCGTCGATTACAACTACCTCCCGGGGCCGGACGACATCTACGTGTCGCCCTCGCAGATCCGCCGCTTCAACCTCCGGACCGGCGACACCGTCTCCGGCGAGGTGAGACCGCCCAAGGAGGGGGAGAAATACTTCGCCCTCCTGAAGGTCGACTCGGTCAACTTCGAGGCGCCCGAGCAGGCCCGCGACAAGATCCTCTTCGACAACCTCACGCCGCTGTACCCCGACCAGAAGCTCAAGCTCGAAAGCGACCCGGAGAACTTCTCCACGCGGATCATGGACATCTTCGTCCCCATCGGCAAGGGGCAGCGCGCCTTGGTCGTCTCCCCGCCGAGGGCGGGCAAGACCGTCCTGCTCAAGGACATCGCCCACAGCATCGCCGCCAACCACCCCGAGGTGACCCTCATGGTGCTGCTCATCGACGAGCGCCCCGAGGAGGTGACGGACATGGAGCGCAGCGTCAAGGGCGAGGTCATCTCCTCGACCTTCGACGAGCCGGCGACCCGCCACGTCCAGGTGGCCGAGATGGTCATCGAGAAGGCCAAGCGCCTCGTGGAGCACCGCAGGGACGTCGTCATCCTGCTCGACAGCATCACGCGCCTCGCGAGAGCCTACAACACCGTCGTCCCGCCGAGCGGCAAGGTGCTCTCCGGCGGCGTCGACTCCAACGCCCTGCACAAGCCCAAGCGCTTCTTCGGCGCCGCGCGCAACATCGAGCACGGCGGCAGCCTCACGATCATCGCGACGGCCCTCATCGACACGGGCAGCCGGATGGACGAGGTCATCTTCGAGGAGTTCAAGGGCACGGGCAACATGGAGATCGTCCTGGACCGCCGGATCGCGGACCGGAGAGTCTTCCCGGCCTTCGACCTGATCCGCTCGGGCACCCGCAAGGAGGAGCTGCTCACCCCGAAGGACCAGCTCAACCGCGTCTGGATCCTGCGGCGGCTCCTGCAGGAGATGAACCCCATTGATGCCATCGAGTTCATCATCGACAAGATGCGCAAGACGCAGACCAACGAGGAATTCTTCGCCTCGATGAACCAGTAG
- the rpmE gene encoding 50S ribosomal protein L31 has protein sequence MKEGIHPEYHETTITCVCGNVIKTRSTRKDIKIEICSKCHPFMTGKQKIIDTAGRVDRFKKKYAAQEAAKEAAREEKAK, from the coding sequence ATGAAGGAAGGCATTCACCCCGAATACCACGAGACGACGATCACCTGTGTCTGCGGCAACGTCATCAAGACCCGCTCGACCCGGAAGGACATCAAGATCGAAATCTGCTCCAAGTGTCACCCCTTCATGACGGGCAAGCAGAAGATCATCGACACGGCTGGACGCGTCGACCGCTTCAAGAAAAAGTACGCCGCCCAGGAAGCCGCAAAAGAGGCAGCCCGGGAAGAGAAGGCGAAGTAG
- the prfA gene encoding peptide chain release factor 1, whose amino-acid sequence MFQRIKDIEKRYEELERLLSDPAVIANRAEYQRLSKEHADLTPLVETFRDYEKTCRQLDEAQQMLREGDEGLRELAKEEIPALKGRIEELEQRLTVLLLPKDPNDEKNVILEIRAGTGGDEAGLFAADLFRMYARFAELSGWRVEVLSSSSASGMGGFKEVIAMIEGRGAYSRLKYESGVHRVQRVPVTEAQGRIHTSAVTVAVLPEAEEVDVQIDPNDIRVDVFRSGGHGGQSVNTTDSAVRVTHLPTGLVVSCQDEKSQLKNKAKALKVLRARLLDKMQAESAAQMSEARRKQVGTGDRSERIRTYNFPQGRVTDHRIGLTLYNLQAILDGELQPVIDALATHYQTEELKKTAAG is encoded by the coding sequence ATGTTTCAGCGCATCAAGGACATCGAAAAGCGCTACGAGGAGCTCGAGAGGCTCCTGAGCGATCCCGCTGTGATCGCCAACCGCGCCGAGTACCAGAGGCTCAGCAAGGAACACGCCGATTTGACGCCGCTCGTCGAGACGTTCCGTGACTACGAGAAGACGTGCCGCCAGCTCGACGAGGCCCAGCAGATGCTGCGGGAAGGCGACGAGGGGCTCCGGGAGCTGGCCAAGGAGGAGATCCCTGCGCTCAAGGGGAGGATCGAGGAACTCGAACAGCGCCTCACGGTCCTGCTGCTTCCCAAAGACCCGAACGACGAGAAGAACGTCATCCTCGAGATCCGGGCCGGCACGGGCGGCGACGAGGCGGGCCTGTTCGCCGCCGACCTGTTCCGCATGTATGCCCGTTTCGCCGAGCTGTCGGGCTGGCGCGTCGAGGTGCTCAGCTCCAGCTCCGCCTCGGGCATGGGCGGCTTCAAGGAAGTCATCGCCATGATCGAGGGCCGCGGCGCGTACAGCCGCCTCAAGTACGAAAGCGGCGTCCACCGGGTCCAGCGCGTCCCCGTCACCGAGGCCCAGGGCCGGATCCACACCTCGGCCGTCACGGTGGCCGTTCTGCCCGAGGCCGAGGAGGTGGATGTGCAGATCGACCCCAACGACATCCGGGTGGACGTCTTCCGGTCGGGCGGCCACGGGGGGCAGAGCGTCAACACGACGGATTCGGCCGTGCGGGTCACCCACCTCCCCACGGGCCTCGTCGTGAGCTGCCAGGACGAAAAATCCCAGCTCAAGAACAAGGCCAAGGCCCTGAAGGTCCTGCGGGCGCGCCTGCTGGACAAGATGCAGGCCGAAAGCGCCGCCCAGATGTCCGAGGCGCGCCGCAAGCAGGTGGGCACCGGCGACCGCAGCGAGCGCATCCGGACCTACAATTTCCCCCAGGGGCGCGTGACGGACCACCGCATCGGGCTCACCCTTTACAACCTCCAGGCCATCCTCGACGGGGAGCTCCAGCCCGTGATCGACGCCCTGGCGACCCACTACCAGACGGAGGAGCTGAAAAAGACGGCGGCCGGATAG